The proteins below come from a single Benincasa hispida cultivar B227 chromosome 4, ASM972705v1, whole genome shotgun sequence genomic window:
- the LOC120075168 gene encoding 14 kDa proline-rich protein DC2.15-like, with protein sequence MASKFFSLSTILIFSLLLCSALATPCDQPKTKPAPAVPKGKPAIPKIIRPPAASSPAVQSSYCPKDTVKFGVCTDILGIGSVIGSPVSNKCCALLTGLTNVEAAACLCTAIKANVLGIDLDVPVSLSLLISSCKKTVPTGFQCK encoded by the coding sequence ATGGcttccaaatttttttctttatcaacCATTCTTATCTTCTCTCTCCTCCTCTGCTCTGCCCTGGCCACCCCATGCGACCAACCCAAAACCAAGCCGGCGCCGGCCGTGCCAAAAGGAAAACCCGCCATCCCCAAAATAATCCGGCCGCCGGCGGCTTCTTCTCCAGCAGTACAATCGAGTTACTGCCCAAAAGACACTGTGAAGTTCGGTGTTTGTACCGACATTCTTGGAATTGGGAGTGTAATTGGAAGCCCTGTTTCGAACAAATGTTGTGCTCTGCTTACTGGGCTGACGAATGTTGAAGCTGCCGCTTGTCTCTGCACTGCCATTAAAGCCAATGTCCTTGGAATTGACTTGGATGTCCCTGTTTCACTCAGTTTGCTCATCAGCTCTTGCAAGAAAACTGTTCCCACTGGCTTTCAGTGCAAATGA